In the Balearica regulorum gibbericeps isolate bBalReg1 chromosome 3, bBalReg1.pri, whole genome shotgun sequence genome, gtttttatttcactcCGTTTCTTTCCTAACTTTATTCTGAGCCTCCCTTTGGGGTCATTTATTTCTCACATTAGTTAGTAGTTTCTCCCATTTGGGGATTTGGTAGTTTTACTGAAACATCTAAAGGAGAAGACCAAGCAAACTCTCTCCTTTTTTGGCTAAGAATGTTCGTTCTGCTAATATCTGAATATAAAAACAACCTAATTCTTGGGGCAAAAGCAGGGGACATCCTCAGGGGATTTTTCAAAGAGTTTATCTGCTCCTAGGCCTGTTTCAACTTTTCAGGGGAGACTGTTTAAATCTCAAGAACAGATTTTCACTTTgcacagctgggttttttttggtagaataAATTCAAGATACAGTTTTTACTGAGAGGAATGGATGTATGAGACTAACTCAATGATGTGgctattttctttgctctgtggtttctttctttctgttttcttcgTTCTGTGAAttagttttccttccttccttcctctcttcctctcttctttttcattctccctctctttcttgctttgttgttttctcatattaaaaaatataatacaaattTACGAATCAACTTGCATTATTTTAGATGGCCTTTGGTGGCACAGTTCTAAATTtgagatttttccttcttcagatcTTATCATCCGCAAATAGATTTCCTACTCactttgtgtttgtttaaactATGTCTCTTGGTATTGTAGCAGCTCAGGACAACTTTCCATATACTGCCATTCAGTTCCCACAAGAGTTAACTCCCGGGCTTTCAGCTAGATGACTTGCCAGTTGCTGAGTGATGCCATTTGAAGCACAGCCTCAGATGATGAGCCTGGGGCCCTTTGCTTGGCATGCCTCAGACATCTGGAGCAATGGGAGAACTGCACACTTCTTTTTGAGGGAGTCATGGTCAGAGTCACTATTTGCTCCCCCTCCTTACCAGAGGCAAATGATTGCAGAAGGTAACCTTCAGCTTTTTCAAGGAAGTTCTTCAACAGCTTCAGGGAAATCTGAACAGACCATGGATGTATCTGGAAGGAGAGGACTCTTTCCGTTCTCATCTCTGAATGCTCTCATGTGGGAATGACCGAAGTAAGTTGAGAAATTTTTCATCTTCGTTTTACTCTTCAAACAGAAATACCCCATTTATATAGAGATATGAATGAAAAACTTTCTTGAGTCTTTTCATGCTGcgctttttttcctttcctatttaACACTTGAAGTAGATAGCTTCTCCTCTCCATTTCTCCTGTgaagcttccagcagcacaGTGTTTGAGCACCTTCCCTCTGCAGTTTTTGCAGAACACCGCTTTTGGGAGGCTTGCCGCTCATTCTGGTCACTGCATTTACTTGTTGCATTCACCCTCACTTCTCTACCACATTTCCAGCTATGTTCTTTGTTCTCTCCGACCAACTCGGTCTCAGACGGTGGCATGGTCAACATCCAGGTGGGATCACCATTAACATTTTTGTGCGGGTTTAAATGCCAGCAAGCCTTGGGGCTTCCCAGGTTGCCTACCGAATACTCTTTTTTAGACTGTGATATTTACTGCATCTTAAGAAGCTGGTTTGAAACCAGGAAACCCAGAGCTCATAAGAGAAAACTTATGACTGGGGGAATGGCTCTGCTTAAATAATCATTGCAAAAGTTAGCCCCAGTAAAACTTATTTACTCTGCATTTGATGTTCTTAACTGCTTGAGGATATGGGTACATTCCCATTATGGCATGTTAATGAACAAAGCTGCTTATAAGGATGAACCAAGTCAGCTGGGCAAGCTTACTGCCAAGAGCTCGTCTCTGTTAACATCAGTAAATCAGCAAGGGTCCTGAATGTGACTCTGTATCACCACGGGGGCAGCCGGGAAGTTAACGGGGAAGGGGGCATGAAATACTCATCTGAAAATCAGCTGAAGCCAATGGTGCTAATTCTCTGTTAtaagataaaagaaaacatacaaaaggAGAACTTGTTCCATAACTCAgcaaaagaacagttttaacCATTGTAACAATGACGGGGAACCTTAACAACTACTTCTCCTTGCGATGGGTTGGACTTGTAATGTTTACAGGATATTGCAGTTGTGCTCAGTGTTTGGAGTGTGTAAACATGGTTAAATTATGTTATGCTAtgataaatgacattttaagcTGGTCAAAACCGACTATCTCAAAACGGTGGCATTTTGCCTTCCCTCCACCTCTGTACTCGGAGGGAATACAATGCTGAGTAactatatatattatttttacttaattaaAACCCTTCCTGGTAAAGAGATGTTggtatcattttttttttttaaacaaaaaaaacttgtgAGCAAAATTAACTTGAAATACACATGTTTAACTTAAAATTAATGTCATTAGCTTCAACGGGACCTGAATAGACCTGTCTGGGAACAATCACGGGCTCTAACAAGAATGACCAATGCTATCTGTGACCACTGTGTCGTGAAACTTTGCAATGTGATGGATACGTTGCTTGTCCAAGAGCTCTTTGACAGTATCTCTTTAGCTGTGGTTTAGCACTCATATGCTGAACCCCATAGAGAAGAAAGCTCAGGATTTCTGCTAGCATGATGGGCTTAGCAATCTTTAATATTGCCAAGAGTAGTTCCAACTGGGTTTCAGCTAGCATCCGTATATCaaagctggttttccttttgctaaGGTTTTCAGATATGACCAGAACATGAGGGtccacaaaacagaaagaaaaaggggaggggaggagcaCACAATGCtcacagtatatttttatacatatttgcagaaggaagagctgtGCTATCCAAACTTGACCTTTCCCCATGGATGAGTCAAACATAACGTTTCATCCCAGCGAAGGCACAGAGAACATCTCAatgcacagaaacatttctaCACAGGAAAGGGTCTGGGAGATATTGACCCCACTTTGGGTAATTATGATCATCTCCTTCCTGGGTTTTTGTGAAAATGGAATTGTCCTCTGGTGCCTCTGCTTCCAGATCAAAAGAAACCCATTCACTGCGTACATCACACACCTGTCCATTGCTGACATCTCCTTACTGCTTTGTACATTTATTCTGTCAATTGAGTACATTGCTGGTTTTGGATTCGCATATGGTTTTTACTATTATATAACCACCACACTATCTATTGTCTTCCTTCTTGGCTATAATACTGGTCTCTATCTCCTGACAGCCATCAGTATTGAGAGGTGTCTGTCTATTGTTTACCCCATCTGGTACCGATGCCACCGGTCACAGCACCAATCGGCAATTGTGTGTGCAATTCTGTGGACTCTGTCTTTTCTGATGACAGTAGCCGAATACTTAACATGCAAAGATGACTCAACGAAGGAACAATTTGACGATGGCAACCACTGCCAAGCACTGCTCATCTTCACGTGGATCCTGACTTTCATGATTTTCATTCCTCTAATGATTCTCTCCAGCCTGATTTTGGTTATCAGGATTCATCGTAACTCCCTGAGACCTCATTCGTCAAAGCTCTACATCATCATTGTGGCCACCGTCATTGTCTTCCTCATCTTTGCCATGCCTATGAGGCTGTTGTATCTTCTGAATTACCACCACTGGTCGTCTTTGCTTAGCCAGCAGAACCACGTCACCGTTGTTCTCTCCACTGTTAACAGTAGCATCAACCCCCTTGTTTACTTCTTTGTAGGAAGCAGCAAGAAGAAGAGGTTCAAGGAGAGCCTCAAAGTGGTTCTTAGCAGAGCACTTGCTGATGGGTTGCGGCCGAGAAGCCAGGAAGTTGGCATGAGTTTGGATATAGCTGAAACAATTTTCTAAAGTTGAGGGGGGAAACTATAGGGGCAAATAATTGGACTTGGAAGTTTAATAAACCACTGCAAaactaaaagtatttttcttccatagaATGTAAAAAGAAGTGGTGAAATGGTACTGTTATCTTTGGTGGTTAGGCAATGGAAAAATATGGACTAGAATAAAGAtaacttttatttgtattttcttaattattcaAACACATGTTACATCCTGATGTCTGTCAAAGATACCACAGTGGAAAAGAGACAGGCCAacagagaatataaaaaaaggacacaaataTATGTTATAAATAGTGTGACATTTAAACAAGCACTGAGCACCCATAAATGCTATTGAAGTCATCAGGGCCTgtgtgtatttgcatttttaaaagtcaaaccCACTAAACGCAGGATTCATGTTACATACTGGGATTTAGTTTCAACTGTTTCCAGCTCGTTTAAGTGCACAAaagagctgctccccaggggaaacagaggaagaaattcaCGTACGAAAGTAAGTCCCCATACATACCCACAAACATACAGTGTAGCTTTGGTCTAAGACATTTAAGAACACACTAAATGGTCAAGCTCCTCTGTGGTTAAGGGGCTACTTCAGAGCCTCTTTTCAAAGCACCTGTTGTGTAATTTCCAGTGACATTTCTCTGGGTCCTTGGACAATTTGGTACCTGACACACAGGAGTAGCTGGCAATATGGGGATGTTGTCAGCTCACTGAGGGCATTTGCCCCAATTAAGAAGGGTGGAGCTGGCTTATCCCCAAAATATCAGTGTTCCTGTACGTTTAGTTATTCAAGGAGTCTATGAGAAAGTCAGTCCCCACACTTGCCATGAATTAAGTACTTAGCTGTTCTCTGGAAAACATATATTCCCCATGCGGTGTCTCTGTTTTATAACAATCAGGTTTGGATGAACAGAAAACCAGAGAGGTGCCTCTTGCAACGCACGACCGGGGCTACGCCCCAGCCAGACCGTTCCAGCTGACTGCCTCCTTCTGTTGTACGCCAGGGCACCGGGGATGGTATTTTGTGGAGTTTAATTCCCAGGGCTACTCGCCCAACTATAGCCAAGCcggaaagcagagaggaagacGAGCAAGGCGGGGATGGGGCTAGGTCAGGCTTATCACACAGAATATGGGGGGTCTGGGCAGTCAGAGAGCTGCAGCACTTTCAAGGAGGCATCTGGGAGATGCATTTGCTTCTGGCCCGCACACAGCTCCAAATTCAGCGGGAACCGAGACCtcctgccacaggcaggagcagcatctTCAGCTTCCCGCCAAGTTTCCATTGGCACGCTTAATAGCtaactggggaaagaaaaatacaacctACCCCTCCTTTGTTGAAAGATTGCCAGTCCTGGAATAAGGAAGATGGTAGGTTAAGACTGAGGATTGGATGGGAATTCACATAGAGAAGAGATCTCAGAAGAACAAATATTCCTTCTACGCATGTGCCCTTTTCTCCCCAGATTAAAGTGTTGCAGTGTGTCACTGCAGAAAAGactcaggaaaaggaagaggttgCCCTTACATCTTCCTAATTCCCTCACTCCATTGAAATCTTTATCTATGACAGCCCCTCTAATTGTCCCAGCATTTCTCTTTGAAACTCTAGTCCCAGGCCAGCTGCCTCTATTGATTCAGGTGGTAGATGAGTGCAGTCTGCTCCTCTCTTTGGGCAGTGTTCTACTGTACTGCTGGAATGAAAAATCAGCCGAGCAGCTCCCTGTTGCCGATGGCAAGAGCAGGATATGGCAAGCAGGGCTGCAGACACCCTGGGGGGGCCAGGGGCAATGGGTGTGTGGGATGCCCACATACACGTggcgtgtgtgtgcatgcacctGCTGGGGGCTGTCGGGGAATTTGTCAGCACTGATAAATGCCATAAACTTGAATGCTAGCAGAGATCTagcccagaaaaaaaccaaaacagaatcTTCTCTAAAGCCATTCCCTACCCATACCTCAAGACCCTTTACAATAATCACATGGAGaaccagagagaggagcaaaTCTGTAACCCCACACATAATGCAGCTCTCTCAAAGTGATTCAGGTGAGAGAAGGCATACTATTTACAGTGCTTAAACATACGCAGATTATGATGACAGCTCTGGGTTAAGGATCACTATGCATGCAGCCAGGGGAGTAGATCTGAAGAAGCCATAATACACAGCAGGGCAATTTCAGTGCTCCTGAGCTGAACAGGTGCTCTAGGATTTTTAACTTCTTACCCCTTTTCACCTGTGTCTGACCATGCCCTCAAGTGTTTCAGAATTTGGACAACTGTCCACAGATCAGTTCACAGAGCAGACAAAATTAACATTCATCATGAGATGAACATCCAGAAGGATGAGTAAGAGTGAACAGCTAGTAGTTGAGAAGTGATTAATGTTTCCCAGTCCACAGATAAAAATACCTTAGggatgttctttcttctttatcaCAGCACCTGATGACTCTTCTCTGTGCAGACAGGCTGCAGTACAAGGGGAACAGACAAGCATATTATTccatgatttaaaaaacccacaaacccaaacGAGGAAAATGTGACACTTCATTTGTTGCAGAACAAGAATGTGATTCTCCCCagcttgcatttttaaaaatgattttcaCCTGTGGGAGAAGGTGAACTAACCCCGTGTGTATCAGGTGGTGTTAATAAGCACTTTGCAGTGACGCACGAAAGGAAAGATTGTTTTGTGGGTAAAGTACTAGCCATGGGTTCTGTTTTAATGCAATCTTGGAATCTAATTTTTCTGCCCCTCCCCTTCTTGCCCATAAAATGAGGATTATATTAGTTTGTTTACAATGCTGTGCCTTCACATTTACACTACAGATATAGCAGCTATCTCTTGGTTATCTCTTCTGATGTCCAGGACTCAATTTTGCTGTGCAGTCAAGACCAGGGATTGTTCATGGAACAAATGCCTAATACAGTGCTTACTTTATTAAAACTCTCTTTACCACAGTTCTGTTCTACTTGATGCCAATGAATGTTGTGGGATATAAAGGTGTGgtcagaaatgcagagaaggaaataatttcctttggtGCTGCACAGAGTTTTTTTTTGCTGTCGTAGCTACCCCCTGGGTGGAGAGGATGACACGGGGCAGGTTGCTGCACAGGTTCAGGTCCAAAAGGATGTGATAAGTTTATGCAGTGGCTTTTCTCTATAACTCACAGACTTTGTGAACGATCCTTGTGAGAACAAGAGCAGAGGGGTGAGGAAGAACATACCACCCAGTTTACTTCTAGCCTGGAGCTTTGCCTGGGAAAACCACTAAGGGAAGCTCAAATACTCCCCAGTTGTACTGGTTGCTGATGTACGACAAAACCTTCCCTTGTTCCCATTCCTAGCAAGAGGACAATACAAAGGCACAGCATTTCCTGGTATAATGCCTCAGGTCACTTTCTGGGGGGAGGACAGGAAGGAGAGTTCAATTGCAGGGTCCTCAAAAAATATCCTAGATAGATCTCCAGCAAGGTCTGAGGtaatttcttcctcctgtgatGTTTGGCTCTGTACTCCTTCCGAAGCCCTCCCGCTCTGCCAGTCTCAGGGGGAGGGTGATCACACCCCAGGTTTTGTGAGCAGAGAGATTCAGTACAAGGGATCACATATGGTCCTGTGCCATGGACGCCTGACAAGACGGTGCCCAGAGAGACCGTTTGGAACCTTAGGTGACTTCCATCCTCTGCATTCTGCAGttctttccctgtgctgctttctTGACCTGCAAATACCCACAGCCCTTAGCCTGTTACGCTAGACCGGGGCTGTGTACTCTGGTCCTTGCGGTGGGGTGTGCACCCCTTTGGTACCCGCAGTGGGTATCAGGGTGAGACCCAGCTGAGTGcccacctctcctcccccagcactgcctggtTTCCAGCAAAAGGACAGCGGTCTCAGTTACCCTTTTAGTTCAAGCAGTGGCATTCATGGCCTGCTGACATTGCCATGAGGACACTGGTCAGCAGAGGGTGTTTTCAGGTGGTACCTAGGtcaagggaaagcagaaaatcGGTGTGAGCTTGTGCGCAGCTACCACAATATGCTGCCTGCCATGTGtgtgctttgctgcttctcttcctaCCTCCATGCAGAAATCATTTATTAAAATCCACTACTTGGAGCTTCTAGCTACCTATACAACAGGAAGGCCAGTTTGGTTTCCATTTGGTTGCCTGGGCACTTATGTGATGTTCACAtggaattattttgcttttccagttgACTTCTATAAGCCTAAAAGATGAAGCACCAGGATCCACATTCAAAGAAAAGTATTGTGGGTGCAAAACTCTGAATTCAAAGAAGAGGTACTGAGATGAGGTAGCCTGTGTGATTCTAATACTTCTGCCTTGCATATAATAATTCGATTTTCAATTATATGATTACatcctatcttttttttttctaaactggaCTCTCCCCTAATTAAATGCACAGAGTGGAACTGCTGCTGgtataataaatatttctagaatCTTTGCTTTAGGTGTTtagttttttcagaaatatggaGAGTAGGATAGGAGAGGGAGTGGACATGTCAGTGTCCATCTGGCCCCAAATCCTATCTCCAGCAGTGGTCACGAGCAAATAcctacagagaagaaacagggcAAACATATATCACACTTCCTTCTTGTCCTCTCCAAGCCTTCAACAGTTTTCAGCTCAGAGACTTGCTGGTCTAGAAATCTTTGTATTTGGTACCTTTCAATGGATTTCTCTTCAACAAATATATCCAACATCCACTGGAGGCCATAGAAGTTTTCTGTGTCTTCAACACCCTGTTTCACAGCTTAATTAAATGTTGCCCGAAACACATCCTCCTTTAGGCTGTTTTGAGCTGCCACTTCCTAGATCTTTTAATGCCCCTAATTCTTGTATTGGAAAAAAGATGAACAATCTGCTCCGACCAGCCCTTCTGTGCCACTTGTGATTTAACAGATCTCTGGTGTACCTCCCAACAGCTATTTCCCCCTCAacttccttttattaaaaaaaaatcctccctttTAAGGAGCTCCCTTCTTGACATTGTGTGCAGTTGTACACAATTTGGTTGCTCCTGCAAGGATCTGAATGTATTATAGTAGCTACTGCCCGGCAATGTTTTGACAGTGGCATTTTGAAGCGGGCCCTATATGCTACTTAGTCACGTCAGGGGATGCTTTTGTCTCAGGGGCCCCTGTGCCAGCTGCTCCACGGAGAGTCACCGACTACCTGACACAGTTACCTCGGCCCTGTGCTCTGACATGAGAGTGACTCTGCCGTGGGGTAGCCCCTGCCTCGCATTActgccctgcaccctgccctcACTGCATCTCTGATCGCCGCCAGCACTGGCTGGGCAGTCAGtgacacaaaaaaaatagaaaaaaaaaatgtatttttctttcagaattttagTCCCTAGGTTTGAAATCTAGACTAACATGTTAATTTGTTATAGTGATTTTTATCCTGAACTTTCTTCAATTTGCTATAATTATTCCAGCCCTAACACTGTCTACTTATCTTTTCTCTATAGTCTGTACCTTAGTATTCTGGTCACTCTGAAGGATTGTCCTCAAGGGTAGGAGAACTAAATTCTTACTTGGATTCTATCATTCTAAGACCACTAAGGAAGAAGTGACACCAACCAACAAATTGTgggttgctgggtttttttagagctAGACATAAAGTGTCTCTGGAATAGGAGTAACTTtaaattaagtatttatttatccCATTAAGTGTTTACTTTATGATACATATGGGACCTGACAATTGGACATTATagcaaataattattaattttaatgataaaagGTAACAGATTGTTGACATAAAGAATTGTCacggtttaaccccagccagtaactaagcaccactcAGAtactcgctcacccctcctttctcagtgggacagggaggagaatggaaaaaaggaaacacctcgtgagataaagacagtttaataggataacaaaggaggaaaacaacaacaaaatatatatatataaaaaaaaccaaacaaaaccaagtgatgcacaaatgcaattactCACCATCCATGCAGAAACcccccaatgcccagtctgtttccaagcagcgatcccacctcccaaCTGGCTTTCCCAGTTCTACAGGGAGCCTGATGTtccatggcagggaatgtccctttggccagtctgggtcagtgtcctggctgtgctctcccagctccttgtgcacctggcagggcgtgggaagctgaaaagtccttgacttagtgtaggcactacaactgcCTAGCAGCAActacaaacatcagtgtgttatcaacattattctcatcctaaatccaaaacacagcactatactggctacttTAGAGAAAATTAACTTATTCCCAtccagaaccaggacaagaataaattcaaatatttataatagcaagtatttttatgtataaagAGTCTACAAAAAGATGTAAAACTTTTAACAGCTATGTGCAGAAGATGGAGTGAACACTCTGGTGTCACTGTTCtatctcagaagaaaataacatttgcttAAAGGCATTGGAGGAGAGTGTTTTATGTTCTATGTTGTCTTTGGTCtatctggatttattttttgcctCAAAGAGTGACATACGTGTTTCAGATATAACTTTTTAATActatttataggaaaaaaagttctCTCTATTACTCTAAGCTCACTGAAGATACTCAATTACATACTAGAGCAAAGTGTAattattttagtgaaaataaatatatacaactGACAACTTTTGGTTTGGCcaattctgatatttttttccctgggctTGGCCTGGAAGGGACCTGCCCTTAGCCAGGGGACAGGCTGGGCCCGTCAGACCAGTGTCAGAGCAATGAACAATGTCTTTATTGCTAACCTTGGCACAGCTGAGGTCCTCTGTAAATATAGCTCTATTCGCTAATTGTACTCATTACTATCAGCTTTCTTTTGGTTCATTTATCTATTAGCATGTATCTTTTTGAGTACAACACTGGCCTCTGTTTCTTAGCAGCCTTCAGCATTGAGAAACTTTTATCTGTTTGGGTTTGATGTCACCTCCCAAAGCATCATTCAGCCACTGTGTGTGCCATCCTGCGGGTTCTCCCTTGTTTAATCCCTGTAGCAGAAGACTTCAAGCCTACAGCACAGCTATTTTCAGTCCTTGGGCAGTCACAACGAAAGATGTGCCAGGCATCTCTCATCTTTCTCTCCATCCTGAGTTTCCTACTGTGTATTCCACTCATACTTGCCTGCAGTTTGATCTTTAGCATGACTTGTAGAATTCTGCAGAGATCGGATACCTCCCATGCTGCCTCCTCAGTGACTGCAGCCATTACCTTCCTCCCTTGGCCATGCTCATGAGATCATGTACCTCCTGCAGCATTAGGGTAAGAAAACGCTTCCAGATGGACTGAAGAAGCTTTTGGTACCACTGCCCATCATCAAACACAGGGTCAATCTTCACATCATTGCTTTGTGTGGAGCGGCAAGAAGACAAGATGCAGAAAATCCCTCCAAGTAGTTTTACTGAAGGCTTCAAGGATGAATTAGTGCCAGCacatcagaaagcagcaggtcCTCCAATACCTTTCTCCGAGCACATGCCCTGAGGCTCGAGTGCACATCAGAACTCTGTGAAGATGAAAGTTAAGGGAAATAATACACAGAGAAAActattttctctcttgtgtGGCACAAACTTTCCATCCTATCTTGGAAGAGAACATACATGGTATTTCCTAATGTTACTTTATATCTATTTATTATATCTAATGTTACTTTATATCTATTTACTATATATATAGTGTtatatatatactatatataatgttactatatacatatatttcctAATGTTACTATATATATAAGGAAATAACTGGAAATATCAATATTCATCACTAGTAAATTTTCCACCACAGTTTTTATTCACTTCAGTAAGGGTGAACTGTAAGATTTCCTTCTCCATGATAACATTTATCATATCTTGAAATTTCATGTCAGTACATGAGAAAATGCCAGAAAACTCTTCAAGACAGTTGTCATTCCATGTCGATCTGATGCGTATTTCCTAGCACATTCACTACCATATTCATGTATTCTGTTCATTTAACTCAGGTTCTGACTGAAAAAAGGTAAGGAAAATCTGGATTACTTCCACTGACTCAGGTGGAGACATTACAGATGCAAACCAGTGCAGTTTGGAGATCTCTTTCTTGTCTTGTGATCTACATCTATTATAATCTGATGTGAATCTTTAATTGAACCATTTATACAATATTATTATTTGGCATTAATCCTGTGATGGCTTAACTGGGCCTTCATATATAACttgctattaatatttatttttctctacctTATCTCCTTCAGCAACTTGTGAATATAAAACATACAGGGAACTGTTGTATCtattattaaagaaacagattgttacttttcttccaaatgaGTTTAGATGTAACCTTATTTCTTACTCTTCTACTTCAGatatcttaaaatgttttacaggcaaatgtaatggaaataaaatgcatatcTTAAAGACACTTAATATTGGCCTAAACACATTTATGAATGTGACTATGAAAACAAATGCGTATACATggacagaatataaaaatatattctcagaATATATATTCTAGCAAGACAGAGCGACAGAAGAATCAACTGAATAAATTATACCACATATTTTAGTCCTCCACAAATAGCACATTATGCAAGAAATGTCTTGCATAGCTTCTTTCCCCTGAGAggaatacaaagaaagaaaatgtaggtTGAGCCTTGATGCTTTAAACAAAACCCATTTGgtcatttctctgctgtgtaTGAAGTTTGATAATTTGTAAGTGTAATGCTGAAGAtgccattttcattttagtgtCCTTCAGTTACAAGGGAAAGAAGTCACACTACgcagaagcaggaaaaatgaagcaaaccagaaatttaTCAGCTACTCTGTGGCAATCAAGATGGAACAGATGACAACTTGTTGCCATGCATAGTACTATTGAATTAGGTGAAATAACTCCTGAATTAGAAAAAGTTGCTTATTGTCTCAGAATAAAAATACGATGTGATGGGGCAGGAAGTCTTCCAGATGTAGGAAGTTTCACTTACTCACTTCAGCTCCACAAGAGATACCTGCAGGATTTTGCCATGGCAAGTAGTCCTTACGTATCTTGTACTAGCTTGCCCTTCTTACAGCAGAGGAACCACAACTGTTTGCAGCTACTGTAGGTGAGGGAGCAGGAGGTGACCTTTTCCCATTATCACATGCTTCTGTGCTGAGCTGCAACATACACTGAGGTAACTGTGTTACAGATGAGGCCCCAGatgcaggaaagagaaacac is a window encoding:
- the MAS1 gene encoding proto-oncogene Mas translates to MDESNITFHPSEGTENISMHRNISTQERVWEILTPLWVIMIISFLGFCENGIVLWCLCFQIKRNPFTAYITHLSIADISLLLCTFILSIEYIAGFGFAYGFYYYITTTLSIVFLLGYNTGLYLLTAISIERCLSIVYPIWYRCHRSQHQSAIVCAILWTLSFLMTVAEYLTCKDDSTKEQFDDGNHCQALLIFTWILTFMIFIPLMILSSLILVIRIHRNSLRPHSSKLYIIIVATVIVFLIFAMPMRLLYLLNYHHWSSLLSQQNHVTVVLSTVNSSINPLVYFFVGSSKKKRFKESLKVVLSRALADGLRPRSQEVGMSLDIAETIF